From Pan paniscus chromosome 6, NHGRI_mPanPan1-v2.0_pri, whole genome shotgun sequence, one genomic window encodes:
- the CCDC136 gene encoding coiled-coil domain-containing protein 136 isoform X20 codes for MEAGAGAGAGAAGWSCPGPGPTVTTLGSYEASEGCERKKGQRWGSLERRGMQAMEGEVLLPALYEEEEEEEEEEEEVEEEEEQVQKGGSVGSLSVNKHRGLSLTETELEELRAQVLQLVAELEETRELAGQHEDDSLELQGLLEDERLASAQQAEVFTKQIQQLQGELRSLREEISLLEHEKESELKEIERELHLAQAEIQSLRQAAEDSATEHESDIASLQEDLCRMQNELEDMERIRGDYEMEIASLRAEMEMKSSEPSEELQELRERYHFLNEEYRALQESNSSLTGQLADLESERTQRATERWLQSQTLSMTSAESQTSEMDFLEPDPEMQLLRQQLRDAEEQMHGMKNKCQELCCELEELQHHRQVSEEEHSRLQRELKCAQNEVLRFQTSHSVTQSSPTPNPPIFSLPLVGLVVISALLWCWWAETSS; via the exons ATGGAGGCGGGCGCCGGAGCCGGCGCGGGAGCCGCGGGCTGGAGCTGCCCGGGCCCAG GACCCACAGTGACCACTCTAGGCTCCTATGAGGCTTCCGAGGGCTGTGAGAGGAAGAAGGGCCAACGCTGGGGGTCCCTGGAACGACGGGGGATGCAAGCTATGGAGG GGGAGGTGTTACTCCCAGCTCTctatgaggaggaagaggaagaggaagaggaggaagaagaggtggaagaagaagaagaacaagtgCAGAAAGGTGGCAGTGTTGGCTCTCTGTCAGTCAACAAGCACCGGGGACTGAGCCTCACGGAGACAGAGCTGGAGGAGCTGCGGGCTCAGGTGCTGCAGCTGGTGGCAGAACTGGAGGAGACCCGGGAACTGGCAGGGCAGCATGAGGACGACTCCTTGGAGCTACAGG GGCTCCTGGAGGATGAACGGCTAGCCAGcgcccagcaggcagaggtgtTCACCAAGCAGATCCAGCAGCTCCAAG GTGAGCTGCGTTCTCTACGGGAGGAGATTTCCCTGTTAGAGCATGAGAAAGAAAGTGAACTTAAGGAAATAGAACGGGAATTGCATTTGGCCCAGGCTGAGATCCAGAGTCTGCGGCAAGCAGCAGAGGATTCTGCAACTGAACATGAGAGTGACATAGCATCCCTGCAGGAGGATCTCTGCCGGATGCAGAATGAACTTGAAGACATGGAACGCATTCGGGGAGATTATGAGATGGAGATTGCCTCCCTCCGTGCAGAAATGGAGATGAAGAGCTCTGAACCATCCG AAGAACTGCAGGAGCTGCGGGAACGCTACCATTTCCTGAATGAGGAATACCGGGCCCTGCAGGAGAGCAACAGCAGCCTCACGGGGCAGCTTGCAGATCTGGAGAGTGAGAG GACACAGAGAGCAACAGAGAGATGGCTGCAGTCCCAAACACTGAGTATGACGTCAGCAGAGTCTCAGACTTCAGAAATGGATTTCTTAGAGCCTGATCCTGAAATGCAGTTGTTACGGCAGCAGCTACGGGATGCTGAAGAGCAGATGCATGGCATGAAGAACAAG TGTCAGGAATTGTGTTGTGAGTTGGAAGAGCTACAGCATCATCGCCAGGTCAGTGAGGAGGAGCACAGCCGGCTGCAGAGGGAGCTCAAGTGTGCTCAGAATGAGGTGCTTCGGTTTCAGACCTCCCACAGTGTCACCCAG
- the CCDC136 gene encoding coiled-coil domain-containing protein 136 isoform X19 encodes MEAGAGAGAGAAGWSCPGPGPTVTTLGSYEASEGCERKKGQRWGSLERRGMQAMEGEVLLPALYEEEEEEEEEEEEVEEEEEQVQKGGSVGSLSVNKHRGLSLTETELEELRAQVLQLVAELEETRELAGQHEDDSLELQGLLEDERLASAQQAEVFTKQIQQLQGELRSLREEISLLEHEKESELKEIERELHLAQAEIQSLRQAAEDSATEHESDIASLQEDLCRMQNELEDMERIRGDYEMEIASLRAEMEMKSSEPSGSLGLSDYSGLQEELQELRERYHFLNEEYRALQESNSSLTGQLADLESERTQRATERWLQSQTLSMTSAESQTSEMDFLEPDPEMQLLRQQLRDAEEQMHGMKNKCQELCCELEELQHHRQVSEEEHSRLQRELKCAQNEVLRFQTSHSVTQSSPTPNPPIFSLPLVGLVVISALLWCWWAETSS; translated from the exons ATGGAGGCGGGCGCCGGAGCCGGCGCGGGAGCCGCGGGCTGGAGCTGCCCGGGCCCAG GACCCACAGTGACCACTCTAGGCTCCTATGAGGCTTCCGAGGGCTGTGAGAGGAAGAAGGGCCAACGCTGGGGGTCCCTGGAACGACGGGGGATGCAAGCTATGGAGG GGGAGGTGTTACTCCCAGCTCTctatgaggaggaagaggaagaggaagaggaggaagaagaggtggaagaagaagaagaacaagtgCAGAAAGGTGGCAGTGTTGGCTCTCTGTCAGTCAACAAGCACCGGGGACTGAGCCTCACGGAGACAGAGCTGGAGGAGCTGCGGGCTCAGGTGCTGCAGCTGGTGGCAGAACTGGAGGAGACCCGGGAACTGGCAGGGCAGCATGAGGACGACTCCTTGGAGCTACAGG GGCTCCTGGAGGATGAACGGCTAGCCAGcgcccagcaggcagaggtgtTCACCAAGCAGATCCAGCAGCTCCAAG GTGAGCTGCGTTCTCTACGGGAGGAGATTTCCCTGTTAGAGCATGAGAAAGAAAGTGAACTTAAGGAAATAGAACGGGAATTGCATTTGGCCCAGGCTGAGATCCAGAGTCTGCGGCAAGCAGCAGAGGATTCTGCAACTGAACATGAGAGTGACATAGCATCCCTGCAGGAGGATCTCTGCCGGATGCAGAATGAACTTGAAGACATGGAACGCATTCGGGGAGATTATGAGATGGAGATTGCCTCCCTCCGTGCAGAAATGGAGATGAAGAGCTCTGAACCATCCGGTAGTTTAGGTCTCTCAGATTACTCTGGGTTACAAG AAGAACTGCAGGAGCTGCGGGAACGCTACCATTTCCTGAATGAGGAATACCGGGCCCTGCAGGAGAGCAACAGCAGCCTCACGGGGCAGCTTGCAGATCTGGAGAGTGAGAG GACACAGAGAGCAACAGAGAGATGGCTGCAGTCCCAAACACTGAGTATGACGTCAGCAGAGTCTCAGACTTCAGAAATGGATTTCTTAGAGCCTGATCCTGAAATGCAGTTGTTACGGCAGCAGCTACGGGATGCTGAAGAGCAGATGCATGGCATGAAGAACAAG TGTCAGGAATTGTGTTGTGAGTTGGAAGAGCTACAGCATCATCGCCAGGTCAGTGAGGAGGAGCACAGCCGGCTGCAGAGGGAGCTCAAGTGTGCTCAGAATGAGGTGCTTCGGTTTCAGACCTCCCACAGTGTCACCCAG